The Terriglobales bacterium genome has a segment encoding these proteins:
- a CDS encoding M20/M25/M40 family metallo-hydrolase has translation MNPPGRTTEEITVPQQIALLASMRAVHAAFSWFQIHENELRNMQLEVARIPAPPFEEAERAKWLQQKFSAIGLEQIEIDEIGNVIGVFPGVDRELPVTAVGAHLDTVFPPETEIEIHEERERICGPGVSDNAAGLIALLAIPMAMREAKIRPECDILFIGNVGEEGEGDLRGIRHIFEKSRWKDRIDETIIIDGSGTDSIIGQALGSRRFEVIVRGPGGHSWSDFGQPNPIVAVSRIVSRFSQTPLPPSPKTTFNFGVISGGTSVNSIPEIAQVSIDLRSVAAEELQRLEDELRGVIHSEIPARARDGGPPKLTCELKKIGDRPTGELPHDSQLLEVFRAVDGHLGIASQLRRASTDANIPISMGLEAVTVGAGGTGGGAHTLREWFDPSGRSLALKRLLLAVLALSGIE, from the coding sequence ATGAATCCTCCCGGCCGCACCACCGAAGAGATCACCGTCCCTCAGCAGATTGCGCTGCTCGCTTCGATGCGTGCCGTGCACGCAGCGTTCTCGTGGTTCCAGATTCATGAGAACGAGCTGCGCAATATGCAGCTCGAAGTGGCGCGCATTCCTGCTCCGCCGTTTGAAGAAGCCGAACGCGCAAAGTGGCTCCAACAGAAGTTCTCCGCAATTGGATTGGAACAGATCGAGATCGACGAAATCGGCAATGTCATTGGCGTGTTTCCCGGTGTGGATCGAGAGCTTCCCGTCACCGCCGTCGGCGCGCACCTCGATACCGTCTTTCCTCCCGAAACGGAGATCGAGATCCACGAAGAGCGCGAGCGCATCTGCGGGCCAGGAGTCAGCGACAATGCCGCCGGACTGATTGCCCTGCTCGCGATTCCAATGGCAATGCGCGAGGCGAAGATTCGTCCCGAATGCGACATCCTGTTCATCGGCAACGTAGGTGAGGAAGGCGAAGGCGACCTGCGCGGCATCCGCCATATTTTCGAGAAATCGCGCTGGAAGGACCGAATCGACGAAACCATCATCATCGATGGCAGCGGGACCGATTCGATCATCGGCCAAGCCCTCGGCAGTCGCAGGTTCGAAGTGATTGTGCGTGGCCCCGGAGGCCATTCCTGGAGCGACTTCGGCCAGCCCAATCCGATCGTCGCCGTCTCGCGCATCGTTTCACGATTCAGCCAGACTCCTCTTCCTCCCTCTCCCAAAACAACGTTCAACTTCGGAGTGATCAGCGGAGGCACATCTGTAAACTCAATTCCCGAAATAGCACAAGTCAGCATCGACCTGCGTTCCGTGGCGGCCGAAGAACTTCAGCGACTAGAAGACGAGCTGCGCGGGGTAATCCACAGCGAAATTCCTGCTCGCGCGCGCGACGGTGGTCCGCCCAAGCTTACCTGCGAGTTGAAGAAGATCGGCGATCGTCCCACCGGCGAACTGCCTCACGATTCCCAGTTGCTCGAAGTATTCCGCGCGGTTGATGGTCATCTCGGGATCGCATCGCAATTGCGGCGTGCTTCAACCGATGCGAACATTCCCATTTCCATGGGACTGGAAGCGGTTACGGTCGGAGCGGGAGGAACGGGCGGCGGAGCGCACACATTGCGCGAATGGTTTGACCCATCCGGGCGCTCACTTGCCTTAAAGCGGCTTCTCCTCGCAGTGCTGGCGCTCTCAGGAATCGAATAG
- a CDS encoding DNA translocase FtsK, with amino-acid sequence MKALLRLFTPTRNRRFNELIGFSLTAAALLLFLALASYSPLDPSLNTAASVFSSGTTHNWIGRVGAVISDLALQLFGLAMFSIPLMIGALGLRWFRSREVVSPLEKLLGATILLLFIPALMGLLPGHLRWMHAIPIEGLLGRIVSDFLIHYFNVLGAYLVSLSVIAAALYLCTAFSFTDAHLWLTTRFAFVGAAWQRVEDWRERRQRANAAKELEQRKANRPMVTSQLVPATKPAVTQVSDVYQRVQPFKTGLEKMAEEASESLPESEPKSSSQPAPVGIEVGVRADSAAKAKAKTVLPKTYGSFQLPPSSMLKRPDEQQTVNEMELKQHAQILVEKCAEFDVHGTITHINPGPVVTTFEMKPEAGVKYSRITGLSEDLCLAMRAESILIERMAGKSTVGIQVPNTERETIYLREVVESQGFLDARSRLTLALGKDINGRIMTADLATMPHLLIAGSTGSGKSVAINAMIMSLLFKATPDQVRLILVDPKRVELGNYEGVPHLYTPIITEPKLAAVALRNAVREMERRLKVLAEKGVRNIDQYNKLFTEDTPSLFEPDTEHKPLPYVVIIIDELADLMMLDGKNVEESITRLAQMARAVGIHLILATQRPSVDVITGLIKANVPSRISFRVATKVDSRTILDANGAESLLGRGDMLFLAPGSARVQRVHAPFVTEKEIAQVVEFWRSQGEAEYEKKFLEGPKEDSGDGEGGAEVGEDEHDELYEDAVRLVLEFGKASTSLLQRRLRIGYGRAAHLIDLMERDGIVGAADGPKPREVLKRPDWIDEIEQAMR; translated from the coding sequence ATGAAAGCATTGCTTCGGTTATTCACGCCGACCCGGAACCGCCGCTTTAACGAGCTGATCGGCTTTTCGCTAACGGCCGCGGCGCTCCTGCTCTTTCTTGCGCTCGCCTCCTACTCGCCTCTTGATCCATCGCTGAACACCGCTGCTTCAGTTTTCTCATCGGGCACGACTCACAACTGGATCGGACGCGTAGGCGCCGTCATCAGCGACCTGGCTCTGCAACTCTTCGGCCTGGCGATGTTCAGCATTCCCCTGATGATCGGGGCACTCGGGTTGCGTTGGTTCCGTTCACGAGAGGTCGTGTCTCCTCTGGAGAAGCTACTTGGCGCGACAATTCTCCTGCTCTTCATTCCGGCTCTGATGGGACTGCTGCCAGGACACCTGCGCTGGATGCATGCCATCCCGATTGAAGGCTTACTGGGACGGATCGTCAGCGATTTCCTGATCCATTACTTCAACGTTCTCGGCGCATACCTTGTATCGCTCTCAGTAATTGCGGCAGCCCTGTATCTCTGCACTGCGTTTTCTTTTACCGACGCACACCTCTGGCTGACCACCCGATTCGCGTTCGTTGGAGCAGCATGGCAGCGAGTTGAGGATTGGCGCGAGAGGCGGCAGCGAGCGAACGCCGCGAAAGAACTGGAACAGCGCAAGGCTAATCGCCCCATGGTGACCAGCCAGCTCGTGCCTGCCACAAAACCTGCGGTCACGCAGGTCTCGGATGTGTACCAGCGCGTCCAGCCGTTTAAGACTGGTTTGGAGAAGATGGCGGAAGAGGCAAGCGAATCACTTCCCGAATCAGAACCAAAGTCTAGTTCGCAACCTGCGCCGGTTGGGATTGAAGTCGGCGTTCGCGCTGACAGCGCCGCCAAAGCGAAAGCTAAGACCGTGCTGCCCAAAACCTATGGCAGCTTCCAGCTTCCACCCAGTTCCATGCTCAAGCGTCCTGACGAGCAGCAGACCGTCAACGAAATGGAGCTGAAGCAGCACGCCCAGATTCTGGTTGAGAAGTGCGCCGAATTCGATGTGCACGGCACCATCACGCACATCAATCCGGGCCCGGTAGTCACGACCTTCGAAATGAAGCCCGAAGCGGGCGTGAAGTACAGCCGTATTACCGGGCTCTCAGAAGACCTCTGCCTCGCGATGCGCGCCGAGAGCATCCTGATCGAGCGCATGGCAGGGAAGAGCACGGTGGGAATCCAAGTTCCCAATACGGAACGCGAGACTATCTATCTGCGTGAGGTAGTCGAGTCACAGGGATTTCTCGACGCGCGTTCCCGCCTGACGCTCGCGCTCGGCAAAGACATCAACGGTCGCATCATGACGGCCGATCTGGCGACGATGCCGCACCTGCTCATTGCCGGTTCTACCGGATCAGGCAAGAGCGTGGCCATCAACGCCATGATCATGTCGCTGCTCTTCAAAGCGACGCCAGATCAGGTGCGCCTGATCCTGGTCGATCCCAAGCGGGTCGAATTAGGCAATTACGAAGGCGTGCCGCATCTCTATACACCCATCATTACCGAACCCAAGCTCGCAGCCGTAGCGCTGCGCAATGCGGTGCGCGAGATGGAGCGCCGACTGAAAGTACTGGCGGAAAAAGGAGTCCGCAACATCGATCAGTACAACAAGCTCTTCACCGAAGACACTCCAAGTCTCTTCGAGCCGGACACCGAGCACAAGCCGCTGCCGTACGTAGTCATCATCATCGACGAACTCGCCGATCTGATGATGCTCGACGGCAAGAACGTGGAAGAATCGATCACGCGGCTCGCGCAGATGGCGCGCGCAGTAGGCATTCACCTCATCCTTGCAACGCAACGTCCTTCGGTTGACGTAATCACTGGGCTGATTAAAGCCAACGTGCCCTCGCGCATTTCTTTCCGCGTGGCCACAAAAGTAGACTCGCGCACGATACTCGACGCCAACGGCGCGGAATCATTGCTCGGCCGCGGCGACATGCTCTTCCTTGCCCCTGGATCAGCCCGCGTGCAGCGCGTCCATGCGCCGTTCGTCACTGAAAAAGAAATCGCGCAGGTCGTCGAATTCTGGCGCTCGCAGGGCGAAGCCGAGTACGAGAAGAAGTTCCTCGAAGGTCCCAAAGAAGACAGCGGCGATGGCGAAGGAGGAGCCGAAGTCGGCGAGGACGAGCACGACGAACTCTACGAAGATGCAGTGCGCCTGGTGCTGGAGTTCGGCAAAGCTTCCACTTCACTACTCCAACGCCGTCTGCGCATCGGTTATGGCCGTGCCGCTCACCTGATCGATCTTATGGAGCGCGACGGCATCGTCGGGGCAGCCGATGGTCCCAAGCCGCGCGAAGTCCTCAAGCGCCCTGATTGGATCGACGAAATTGAGCAAGCCATGAGGTAA
- a CDS encoding DoxX family protein, which translates to MKAPFMIGRLLFGGFFLYSGINHFKQREGMSQYAKGKNVPMPNVAVVASGAALVVGGASLLLGIKPKIGAAAVIGFLAGVSPVMHNFWKQEDPQQRQTEMIQFSKNMALLGGALALMGVEEPWPVSVPVAQPEQSWSKSRVAA; encoded by the coding sequence ATGAAAGCTCCTTTCATGATCGGACGCCTGCTCTTTGGCGGATTCTTTCTTTATAGCGGCATCAATCATTTCAAGCAGCGCGAGGGCATGTCGCAGTATGCAAAGGGCAAGAACGTGCCCATGCCGAACGTTGCAGTGGTGGCGAGTGGAGCAGCTCTGGTCGTAGGCGGCGCCAGCCTGCTGCTCGGCATTAAGCCGAAGATTGGAGCGGCTGCGGTCATCGGATTTCTGGCCGGAGTCTCGCCCGTGATGCATAACTTCTGGAAACAGGAAGATCCGCAGCAGCGCCAGACGGAGATGATCCAGTTCTCGAAGAACATGGCACTGCTCGGAGGCGCACTCGCTCTGATGGGCGTCGAAGAGCCCTGGCCGGTAAGCGTGCCGGTCGCCCAGCCTGAGCAGAGCTGGAGCAAGTCGCGCGTGGCAGCTTAG
- a CDS encoding LeuA family protein, with the protein MSLKHSSLIYDWNNVPGAEFKPAGRVMLTDESLRDGLQSPSVKDPSIEEKLRILHLMEKLGISFLDMGLPGAGARAFSDVECLAREIRDSKLKIRGNCAARTHENDIRPIADIQQKVGIPIEAATFIGSSPIRRYAEDWSDDFLLKTTEKAVKFARSIGLEVMYVTEDTTRCDPETIKRLYKTAIECGARAIVVCDTCGHVTPSGVAALIRFVVDEVVKPSGEKIRVDWHGHCDRGLAVANSLAALAAGAECVHACAIGIGERVGNTQMDQMLVNLKLMGVQPWADQDLTALKEYCETVSQATGVPIPKNYPVMGDDAFRTATGVHAAAVIKAFRKNDVELANTVYSGVPSHYFGMEQVIEIGPMSGKSNVIFWLERKGLPVDEDTVERIFQIAKQSSRTLLEQEILDCIPAGKRPTVVTAD; encoded by the coding sequence TTGTCCCTCAAGCATTCATCGCTGATCTACGACTGGAACAACGTTCCAGGAGCTGAATTCAAGCCTGCCGGCCGGGTCATGCTCACCGATGAATCGCTGCGCGACGGTTTGCAGTCTCCCTCGGTAAAAGATCCCAGCATCGAAGAGAAGCTGCGCATCCTTCACCTGATGGAGAAGCTTGGCATCAGCTTTCTCGATATGGGATTGCCGGGAGCTGGCGCGCGTGCCTTTTCCGACGTCGAGTGCCTCGCTCGCGAGATTCGCGATTCCAAACTCAAGATCCGCGGCAACTGCGCCGCGCGAACGCACGAGAACGACATTCGCCCAATTGCCGATATTCAGCAGAAAGTTGGAATTCCGATTGAGGCAGCTACGTTCATCGGCTCGAGCCCAATTCGCCGGTATGCCGAAGATTGGAGCGATGACTTCTTACTGAAAACCACTGAAAAGGCGGTAAAGTTCGCGCGGTCGATCGGTCTCGAGGTGATGTACGTCACCGAGGACACCACGCGCTGCGATCCTGAAACCATCAAGCGCCTTTACAAAACAGCGATCGAGTGCGGCGCACGAGCCATCGTCGTGTGCGATACCTGTGGGCACGTCACCCCTTCTGGTGTCGCAGCTCTCATCCGCTTCGTGGTTGATGAAGTTGTGAAACCGAGCGGCGAGAAGATTCGCGTCGATTGGCACGGGCACTGCGATCGCGGCCTTGCAGTTGCGAACTCACTCGCGGCGCTCGCAGCCGGAGCCGAATGCGTGCATGCCTGCGCAATCGGCATCGGCGAACGCGTAGGCAACACGCAGATGGACCAGATGCTAGTGAACCTGAAGCTCATGGGCGTGCAGCCCTGGGCAGATCAGGATTTGACCGCTCTCAAGGAATACTGTGAAACGGTTTCGCAGGCCACCGGTGTTCCCATTCCCAAGAACTATCCCGTTATGGGAGACGATGCATTTCGAACCGCCACCGGGGTGCACGCTGCTGCTGTGATTAAGGCTTTCCGCAAGAACGATGTCGAACTGGCGAATACCGTGTATTCAGGCGTGCCTTCCCACTATTTCGGAATGGAGCAGGTGATCGAGATCGGCCCCATGTCTGGAAAATCGAATGTGATCTTCTGGCTCGAGCGCAAAGGCTTACCAGTGGATGAAGATACAGTTGAGCGCATTTTCCAAATAGCCAAGCAGTCAAGTCGCACGCTGCTCGAGCAGGAAATTCTCGATTGCATCCCCGCAGGCAAACGTCCAACGGTGGTCACCGCGGATTGA
- the bamD gene encoding outer membrane protein assembly factor BamD, whose translation MSRVILGVLLAATLLGAARAHADENTERAVCVRSANLYLSPDTNSQRLATVDRGREVAVLEHSGSQWVHVLATLGEARDDAYGGGERDVSGWMLDKGLVRKTTPNGDQILFGEAADSEAEAERRGGRRGADRDALRLYYRVAEYFPNSPLAGEAAYRSADIAWQLDIQDMRSRPSAKEKDPYMRHQMDEDQMKKVVKKYPNTKWSDLAAFDLIDNKLCGDWEGDPKCPEKESSIYEKYVEEHPQSPKAAEALYDAAWRQSALIEIYAQRNDQKKADESRSRALELAQRVSQQYPNSDYAYRAQRLIFLLQQKIPTYGNVTD comes from the coding sequence ATGAGTCGAGTCATTCTAGGCGTTCTTTTGGCGGCTACACTTCTCGGCGCTGCTAGAGCGCATGCTGATGAAAATACCGAGCGTGCCGTGTGTGTGCGCTCTGCGAATCTTTATCTTTCTCCTGATACAAACAGTCAGAGACTAGCAACCGTCGATCGGGGACGAGAGGTCGCCGTCCTGGAACACAGTGGATCGCAGTGGGTACACGTGCTGGCGACGCTTGGAGAGGCGCGCGACGACGCCTACGGCGGAGGTGAGCGCGATGTCTCCGGCTGGATGCTCGATAAAGGACTGGTGCGCAAAACTACTCCGAACGGCGACCAGATTCTTTTCGGCGAGGCTGCCGATTCGGAGGCCGAAGCCGAACGAAGAGGCGGTCGCAGAGGAGCGGACCGAGACGCTCTACGTCTCTATTACCGCGTAGCCGAATACTTTCCCAATTCGCCTCTGGCGGGCGAAGCGGCATATCGTTCCGCTGATATCGCCTGGCAGCTCGATATCCAAGACATGAGATCGCGTCCATCAGCAAAGGAGAAAGATCCCTACATGCGGCATCAGATGGACGAGGATCAGATGAAGAAAGTAGTGAAGAAGTATCCCAATACGAAATGGTCGGATTTGGCAGCATTCGACTTGATCGACAACAAGCTGTGCGGTGATTGGGAGGGCGATCCGAAGTGTCCGGAGAAAGAGTCTTCGATTTACGAGAAATATGTCGAGGAGCATCCGCAATCGCCGAAAGCTGCGGAAGCTCTCTACGACGCGGCCTGGAGACAGTCAGCGCTGATCGAGATTTACGCGCAGCGCAACGATCAAAAGAAAGCCGACGAGAGCCGTTCGCGGGCGTTGGAACTCGCACAGCGCGTCTCCCAGCAGTATCCGAATTCCGATTACGCCTACCGCGCACAGCGGCTCATTTTTCTGCTACAACAAAAAATCCCAACTTACGGAAACGTAACCGACTGA
- a CDS encoding undecaprenyl-diphosphate phosphatase — protein MPVYQAVVLAVVQAFGEFLPISSSAHLILTRWFLGWSELDPAMDLTFDVALHAGTLLAVLIYFFPTWINVIVAGFGGRGPMSAASAGFGNVDDVESGRDRLLFWWILLGTVPGAIVGKLLDKYAELKFRENYLLIGCMLAVVGFLMWLADRFGSKRRPITGINALDAILIGVAQAFALIPGVSRSGSTITAGLARGLNREAAARFSFLLLAPITAGAVLLKAHAVMKAGGLPPGMKTPFIVGISVSAVLGMAVIAFFLRFLRTHSLNLFVIYRIVLGIIVIALAAAHFHTAP, from the coding sequence TTGCCCGTTTACCAGGCGGTTGTGCTCGCAGTCGTGCAGGCCTTCGGCGAATTTTTGCCGATTTCCAGTTCCGCTCACTTGATCCTCACTCGATGGTTCCTTGGCTGGAGCGAGCTCGATCCGGCCATGGACCTGACGTTTGACGTTGCTCTGCACGCCGGAACGCTGCTTGCGGTGCTGATCTATTTTTTCCCGACATGGATCAATGTCATCGTCGCGGGCTTCGGAGGTCGGGGTCCGATGTCTGCGGCCAGCGCCGGTTTCGGAAATGTCGATGACGTGGAAAGTGGACGCGACCGCCTGCTGTTCTGGTGGATCCTGCTGGGCACGGTCCCTGGAGCGATCGTCGGCAAGCTGCTCGACAAATATGCCGAGCTGAAGTTCCGCGAGAACTACTTGCTGATCGGCTGCATGCTCGCAGTCGTAGGTTTTCTCATGTGGCTGGCCGACAGATTCGGAAGCAAGCGCAGACCTATAACGGGAATTAACGCGCTCGATGCAATTCTCATCGGCGTCGCTCAAGCGTTTGCTCTGATTCCCGGCGTTTCGCGCTCAGGATCCACCATTACTGCGGGACTTGCGCGCGGCTTAAATCGCGAAGCCGCCGCCCGCTTCAGCTTCCTACTGCTGGCGCCAATCACCGCAGGCGCCGTGCTGCTGAAGGCTCATGCGGTTATGAAGGCCGGTGGGCTGCCACCCGGCATGAAAACCCCATTTATTGTCGGTATAAGTGTATCTGCCGTTTTAGGAATGGCGGTGATAGCGTTCTTCCTGCGCTTTTTGCGCACCCATTCGCTAAACTTGTTCGTTATTTATCGCATAGTGCTCGGAATCATAGTGATCGCTCTTGCCGCCGCACATTTCCACACGGCTCCGTGA
- a CDS encoding dipeptidase — protein MPSPALDYARQNQPRFLSELKDLLRIPSVSTLPQHKSDIERAAEFLAAQMRSIGLEHVEVIKTSGHPLVYADWLHASGKPTALCYGHYDVQPPDPLNEWVTPPFEPSERNQNLYARGAVDDKGQMFMHLKALESLMKSGAGKLPINVKLLLEGEEEVGGESIAKFVAENPKKLKADFALVSDTEMYAPDLPTLCVGLRGMVYTEVEARGAKVDLHSGMYGGAAPNPFVALAQIIAKLKDENGKILIPYFYDRVVSPTKDELSSWKSLPFDEKEYLEKEVGSTELTGEPGHSVAERTWARPTLDVHGMPGGFIGAGSKTVIPARASAKISMRLVPNQRPDEIYKLFSDYVKQITPRGIQITIRQLNLADPMVIRTDNHYVQASKQAMKEVFGKDTVFIRSGGSIPVVADFEKHLGIPSVMMGFGLPDDNLHAPNEKFHIPNFYRGIESIIRFFQLLSS, from the coding sequence ATGCCCTCGCCTGCTCTCGATTACGCACGCCAGAATCAGCCGCGTTTCCTTTCTGAGCTTAAGGACCTGCTGCGCATTCCCAGCGTCAGCACGCTGCCGCAACATAAGTCCGATATCGAGCGCGCGGCCGAGTTTCTTGCTGCGCAAATGCGCTCGATCGGGCTGGAGCACGTCGAGGTTATCAAGACTTCCGGACATCCGCTGGTTTATGCCGATTGGCTGCACGCGTCCGGTAAGCCGACCGCACTCTGCTACGGCCACTACGACGTCCAGCCTCCGGACCCGCTGAACGAATGGGTCACGCCTCCGTTCGAGCCGTCTGAGCGCAATCAAAACCTCTACGCGCGCGGCGCCGTCGATGACAAAGGCCAGATGTTCATGCATTTGAAGGCGCTTGAGTCTCTGATGAAGAGCGGCGCAGGCAAGCTTCCTATCAACGTGAAGCTGTTGCTCGAAGGCGAGGAAGAAGTTGGTGGAGAGTCGATTGCGAAGTTCGTCGCCGAGAATCCGAAAAAGCTGAAAGCTGATTTTGCGCTTGTTTCCGACACCGAGATGTATGCGCCCGATCTGCCCACGCTCTGCGTCGGTCTGCGCGGAATGGTTTACACGGAGGTTGAGGCGCGCGGAGCGAAGGTCGATCTGCATTCCGGAATGTACGGGGGCGCTGCGCCGAATCCATTTGTCGCACTCGCGCAGATCATCGCGAAGTTAAAAGATGAAAACGGAAAGATTCTCATTCCGTACTTTTACGATCGCGTGGTCTCTCCCACAAAAGATGAACTCAGCAGTTGGAAGTCGCTGCCGTTCGACGAGAAGGAGTATTTAGAGAAGGAGGTCGGCAGCACTGAGTTGACCGGCGAGCCCGGACACTCAGTTGCGGAGCGCACCTGGGCGCGTCCAACGCTCGACGTTCATGGCATGCCGGGCGGCTTTATCGGCGCGGGTTCCAAAACGGTAATCCCCGCGCGTGCGTCAGCGAAAATCTCCATGCGCCTGGTTCCGAATCAGCGCCCGGACGAAATCTATAAGCTTTTTTCGGATTACGTGAAGCAGATCACGCCGCGAGGAATTCAAATAACCATTCGGCAGCTCAACCTCGCCGACCCGATGGTGATCCGCACCGACAATCACTATGTGCAGGCTTCAAAGCAGGCGATGAAGGAAGTCTTTGGAAAGGATACTGTGTTCATCCGCAGCGGAGGATCAATCCCGGTGGTTGCAGATTTCGAAAAACACCTCGGAATCCCAAGCGTCATGATGGGGTTCGGCCTGCCCGACGACAATCTTCACGCGCCCAACGAGAAATTCCATATCCCGAACTTCTATCGCGGGATTGAGTCGATTATTCGATTCTTCCAGCTTCTCAGCTCCTAA
- the serB gene encoding phosphoserine phosphatase SerB: protein MSEIFLISISGRDHPGLTSAFAHLLAQANALLLDIGQAVIHDALALGIMVRIPASAVPEVLERIHRRANELGVAAHLMPVSSEQYQQWVDKQYKQRFTVTLLAEQVRAEDLAAIAEVFARREVNIDTMDRLSSRGAALDVEPRMCIEFTLSGNGIDAGELRRALLVLADQAGFDVAVQQDSIFRRNRRLVAFDMDSTLIQMEVIDELARLANVGEKVAAVTAAAMRGELDFESSLRRRLALLKGLPETAISDITDRLPITVGAHRLLRTLKMLGYKTAIISGGFRCFATRLQQELGFDFVYANELAVKDGVITGEAVGEIITARRKAEALQEIAAAEGLSMEQTIAVGDGANDLPMLSAAGLGVAFHAKPLVRQRAQHSISRMGLDALLYLLGLRDRHTEVGIAG, encoded by the coding sequence ATGTCTGAAATTTTCCTGATTAGCATTTCTGGAAGAGACCACCCGGGGCTCACCAGTGCCTTTGCGCATCTGCTCGCGCAGGCCAACGCCTTGCTCCTGGACATTGGCCAGGCCGTGATTCACGACGCTCTCGCGTTGGGCATCATGGTTCGGATTCCAGCGTCGGCGGTGCCCGAGGTTCTTGAGCGGATCCATCGCCGCGCAAATGAGCTAGGCGTTGCTGCTCACCTGATGCCAGTTTCCTCAGAGCAATACCAGCAGTGGGTAGATAAGCAGTACAAACAGCGGTTCACAGTCACTCTCCTCGCCGAGCAGGTCCGCGCTGAAGATCTCGCAGCCATCGCCGAGGTGTTTGCCAGGCGCGAGGTGAACATCGACACCATGGACCGGCTCTCGTCACGCGGAGCGGCCCTGGATGTCGAGCCGCGTATGTGCATCGAGTTCACCCTTTCCGGAAATGGGATCGACGCCGGCGAGCTTCGCCGTGCGCTGCTCGTACTTGCCGATCAGGCCGGCTTTGATGTTGCCGTGCAGCAGGACTCGATTTTCCGTCGCAATCGCCGGCTTGTTGCTTTCGACATGGATTCCACGCTGATTCAGATGGAGGTCATCGATGAGCTGGCGCGGCTCGCCAATGTCGGCGAAAAAGTAGCGGCTGTAACGGCTGCCGCCATGCGCGGCGAGTTGGACTTTGAGAGCAGCCTTCGACGTCGTCTGGCGCTTCTGAAAGGCCTGCCAGAAACAGCCATCAGCGACATCACCGACCGGCTGCCGATCACGGTGGGGGCGCATCGGCTGCTGCGCACCCTAAAGATGCTGGGCTATAAGACGGCCATCATCTCCGGTGGCTTTCGCTGCTTCGCTACGCGGCTTCAGCAGGAACTGGGATTCGATTTCGTCTACGCCAACGAACTGGCAGTCAAAGATGGCGTGATCACTGGAGAAGCCGTTGGCGAGATCATTACGGCTCGCCGCAAGGCCGAGGCCCTGCAGGAGATTGCGGCGGCTGAAGGTTTGTCGATGGAGCAAACCATCGCGGTTGGCGATGGCGCAAATGATCTACCGATGTTGAGTGCGGCTGGATTGGGTGTGGCGTTCCATGCCAAGCCGCTCGTACGCCAACGCGCCCAGCACTCGATCTCGCGTATGGGGCTGGATGCGCTGCTGTACCTGCTGGGCTTGAGGGACCGACATACGGAGGTGGGAATCGCAGGTTGA